A section of the Choloepus didactylus isolate mChoDid1 chromosome X unlocalized genomic scaffold, mChoDid1.pri SUPER_X_unloc1, whole genome shotgun sequence genome encodes:
- the IL3RA gene encoding interleukin-3 receptor subunit alpha isoform X1: MVILFLTFGNHQTDFHSGCTIVHSHQPSSRVLSSSHPQQHQDTSFNAIFLKSKNNAKKKKKIHSEPNVKMSAFKEPVICTYAAVRGRGVEELACRKIVVPGRKLYGLPADPPPWRLPLPANLASQVQARLQQEGRPRCSALSKLTGVPQCLTLTQPARPHPAVVLPQSSPCQRPKCKCAETGCTGEGGGWSFRRVCSTAEGVQHRVSSVPGAAECRPVEPPSPGRSRADLTISLPSFPAECGHEEESSLSVWQTSLLIALGTLLALGLAALLCRRYSVIQKVFPPIPRVKDPIKDNFLSDSISMMVWDEGSACLEECRVEEVQLVGES, from the exons atggtaattctttttttaacttttgggaatcaccaaactgatttccacagtggctgcaccattgtacattcccatcaACCAAGCTCCAGAGTTCTGAGTTCTTCACATCCACAGCAACATCAAGATACCtcttttaatgcaatatttttaaaaagcaaaaataatgcaaaaaaaaaaaaaaaaatccacagtgaACCAAATGTCAAAATGTCAGCATTCAAGGAGCCAGTCATCTGCACATATGCTGCTGTGCGTGGACGAGGGGTGGAGGAGTTGGCTTGCAGGAAAATAGTGGTTCCGGGGCGCAAACTTTATGGCCTTCCCGCCGACCCTCCTCCCTGGCGCCTTCCCCTTCCCGCGAATCTGGCTTCCCAGGTGCAGGCCAGGCTGCAGCAAGAGGGAAGGCCACGCTGCTCAGCTCTTTCCAAGCTCACGGGTGTCCCCCAGTGCCTCACACTGACCCAGCCCGCGAGGCCACACCCTGCCGTGGTCCTACCTCAATCCTCTCCTTGCCAGCGCCCCAAGTGCAAGTGCGCGGAAACTGGTTGCACTGGAGAGGGTGGGGGTTGGAGCTTCCGCCGAGTCTGCTCCACGGCAGAAGGGGTCCAGCACCGGGTGTCGTCTGTCCCCGGCGCGGCGGAGTGTCGCCCCGTGGAACCTCCCAGCCCGGGCCGCTCCAGGGCGGACCTGACAAtatcccttccctctttccccgCAGAGTGCGGCCATGAGGAGGAATCGAGCCTCAGCGTTTGGCAGACTTCGCTGCTGATCGCCTTGGGGACGCTCCTGGCCCTCGGGCTCGCCGCGCTCCTCTGCAGGCG GTACTCGGTGATACAAAAGGTCTTTCCCCCTATTCCTCGGGTAAAAGACCCCATCAAGGACAACTTCCTGAGTGACAGCATCAGCATG ATGGTGTGGGACGAAGGCAGCGCGTGCCTAGAGGAGTGTCGGGTGGAAGAAGTGCAGCTTGTGGGGGAGTCGTGA